A stretch of Nitrospirota bacterium DNA encodes these proteins:
- a CDS encoding TonB-dependent receptor — protein sequence MMKKLGAIPVPSNRNGIFFVRKKAMAGIMAVFLWPIAHSAGADTPSTADSPPPIMEEVVVTGRRVVDPTAQSTLILTERYADRPVTLPEILQSVAGVKISRFGGLGSFATISIRGSTADQVRFYLDGVPLNTVQGGGLDLSTIPLDLIESIEVFRGQTPAEFGQAGIGGIVDIHTRRPDGTFLTRIKTGGGSFDSLLGSAVHSGHTSGFRYLLGTDVQQTQGDFPYLDDNGTPFNQDDDDRVTRSNNESLAWGAAGRAEYELGANDAIEMAIHTHTKDQGVPGLGNFRSRTATLETARQSATLAWRRMRSGPESVEARVSGFVTLQRQSFKDTAGEIGVASQDNRDRTLGWGANGRAAMPIGERQRWTAFAEVRQEAFTPRDALFPNPLTAGRRDTMVVTLQDEVEIFPPRLLIVPSGRFEYALNRAWLVAPQTSDRVSATERRTLANPTGRLGARYKIRHDLTASANVGTAYRIPDFTELYGDRGFIQGNPDLKPESGLNADAGLLHEVPRAGVMDSLRTGIVLFGSRVTNLIQFVQNSQQTAVAENFNRVRVLGLEAQLDASLLRHAEVSTTYTHQRTTDVSPSATHRGRTVPGRPFNEVTARSGIFNAWGKVFYEFEFTEGNFLDRSNFLLVPARLIHNTGVTFKFLKRFSATAEAKNITANQLVDYNGFPLPGRSYFGSLTATF from the coding sequence GTGATGAAGAAGCTGGGTGCAATCCCCGTTCCGAGCAATCGGAACGGGATTTTTTTTGTCCGGAAAAAAGCCATGGCCGGGATCATGGCCGTTTTCCTGTGGCCGATCGCCCATTCGGCAGGCGCGGATACCCCTTCCACCGCCGACTCCCCCCCCCCGATCATGGAGGAGGTGGTCGTCACCGGCCGCCGCGTCGTCGACCCCACGGCCCAATCCACCTTGATTCTGACGGAGCGGTATGCGGACCGGCCCGTCACGCTCCCGGAAATTCTCCAATCGGTCGCGGGGGTGAAAATCAGCCGCTTCGGCGGCCTCGGCAGCTTCGCCACCATTTCGATCCGCGGCTCCACGGCGGACCAGGTCCGGTTCTACCTGGACGGCGTTCCCCTGAACACGGTTCAGGGCGGCGGGCTCGACCTCTCGACGATCCCTCTCGACCTCATCGAGAGCATCGAGGTCTTCCGCGGACAGACTCCTGCCGAGTTCGGTCAGGCCGGAATCGGCGGGATCGTGGACATCCACACGCGTCGGCCCGACGGAACTTTCCTCACCCGCATCAAGACCGGCGGCGGGTCTTTCGACTCGCTCCTGGGTTCCGCCGTCCACTCGGGGCACACATCGGGATTCCGGTACCTCCTCGGCACGGACGTCCAGCAAACACAGGGGGACTTTCCCTATCTCGACGACAACGGAACTCCTTTCAATCAGGATGACGACGATCGGGTGACGCGATCGAACAACGAATCGTTGGCGTGGGGCGCCGCCGGCCGCGCGGAGTACGAGCTGGGCGCGAACGACGCCATCGAAATGGCGATTCACACGCACACAAAAGATCAGGGCGTGCCCGGCCTTGGAAACTTTCGCAGTCGCACCGCCACCCTTGAAACGGCGCGCCAATCGGCCACCCTCGCCTGGCGCCGAATGCGAAGCGGGCCGGAATCCGTGGAAGCAAGGGTCTCCGGCTTCGTCACCCTCCAGCGACAATCCTTCAAAGACACCGCGGGCGAAATCGGCGTCGCCAGTCAGGATAACCGTGATCGCACGCTGGGCTGGGGAGCGAACGGGCGCGCGGCCATGCCGATCGGCGAGCGTCAACGATGGACGGCCTTCGCGGAGGTTCGGCAGGAAGCGTTCACCCCCAGAGACGCCCTCTTCCCCAATCCGCTGACCGCGGGCCGACGGGACACGATGGTGGTGACGCTACAGGACGAGGTGGAGATTTTCCCTCCGCGGTTGCTGATCGTTCCTTCCGGCCGATTTGAATACGCGCTGAACCGGGCCTGGCTCGTCGCGCCACAAACGTCAGACCGCGTCTCCGCAACGGAGCGCCGCACGCTGGCCAACCCGACCGGCAGGCTCGGCGCTCGTTACAAGATCCGCCACGATCTTACGGCCTCGGCCAATGTCGGCACCGCCTATCGAATTCCCGACTTCACCGAGTTGTACGGCGACCGCGGATTCATCCAGGGCAATCCCGATCTCAAGCCGGAATCGGGACTGAATGCCGATGCGGGTCTCCTCCACGAAGTGCCGCGCGCGGGCGTGATGGATTCCCTCCGGACGGGTATCGTGCTCTTCGGCAGCCGGGTGACGAACCTGATCCAGTTCGTCCAAAACTCGCAGCAGACGGCCGTGGCCGAGAATTTCAACCGCGTGCGGGTTTTGGGACTCGAGGCCCAACTCGATGCCTCCCTGCTCCGGCACGCGGAAGTGTCCACCACCTACACGCACCAGAGGACAACGGACGTCAGCCCTTCGGCCACCCACCGCGGGCGGACGGTCCCCGGCCGGCCTTTCAATGAAGTCACGGCACGAAGCGGCATCTTCAACGCCTGGGGAAAAGTCTTCTACGAATTCGAATTCACCGAGGGCAACTTTCTGGACCGATCCAATTTCCTCCTCGTGCCCGCGCGATTGATCCATAATACGGGCGTCACCTTCAAATTCCTCAAGCGATTCTCGGCCACCGCCGAGGCGAAAAACATCACGGCGAATCAGCTCGTCGATTACAACGGATTCCCGTTGCCGGGGCGCTCCTACTTCGGATCGCTCACGGCTACCTTCTAG
- a CDS encoding ABC transporter substrate-binding protein, giving the protein MITPNLISVAAILATLASGLRAESTQPACHRIVSLAPSVTEILFALGLGESVVGVTRFCAFPPEAARKDKVGGYVDTNYEAIAALDPDLVVLLPEQAEQERILMNLGIRTLGVDHRNAAGILNSIATIGTTCGKGVEAEALVADLRRRVDGIRDRVRKAPRPTVLISLGPNAGGGVLQDGIRTFARGGLFDELLTLAGGRNAYGGLSPEYPVLSAEGILQLNPQVIIELVPDLERMGWRKESLLERWKPLQAVDAVKNGRIYIFSQDYVNVPSTRFVLLLEALARAIHPELKWN; this is encoded by the coding sequence ATGATCACCCCGAACCTCATCTCGGTCGCCGCGATTCTCGCGACGCTTGCCTCGGGCCTCCGCGCGGAGTCAACCCAGCCGGCGTGTCACCGGATCGTTTCCCTGGCCCCAAGCGTAACCGAAATCCTTTTCGCGCTGGGGTTGGGTGAGAGCGTCGTCGGGGTAACCCGGTTCTGCGCCTTCCCTCCGGAGGCCGCCCGGAAGGACAAAGTCGGAGGATATGTCGATACCAACTATGAGGCGATAGCCGCCCTCGATCCGGACCTTGTCGTGCTCCTGCCGGAGCAGGCCGAACAGGAACGAATCCTCATGAATCTCGGCATTCGAACGCTGGGGGTCGATCACCGGAATGCCGCGGGAATTCTGAATTCCATCGCCACGATCGGGACGACGTGCGGGAAAGGCGTGGAGGCGGAGGCCCTCGTCGCTGATCTGCGGCGGCGGGTGGACGGAATCAGAGACCGCGTGCGGAAGGCCCCGCGCCCCACGGTCCTCATCTCCCTCGGCCCGAATGCGGGAGGCGGGGTGCTCCAGGACGGCATACGCACGTTCGCCCGCGGAGGATTGTTCGACGAATTGCTGACCCTCGCCGGTGGGAGGAATGCCTACGGCGGACTTTCGCCTGAGTATCCCGTTCTCTCCGCCGAAGGCATCCTTCAATTGAACCCGCAGGTCATCATCGAGTTGGTTCCCGACCTCGAGAGGATGGGATGGCGCAAGGAATCGCTGTTGGAGCGGTGGAAACCCCTGCAAGCCGTGGATGCCGTCAAGAACGGCCGAATCTACATTTTCAGCCAGGATTACGTAAACGTTCCGAGCACTCGATTCGTGCTGCTCCTGGAAGCGCTGGCCCGGGCGATCCATCCTGAACTGAAGTGGAATTGA
- the cobU gene encoding bifunctional adenosylcobinamide kinase/adenosylcobinamide-phosphate guanylyltransferase, which produces MGKIVLITGGARSGKSDYALELADAYKMKAFIATAEPVDEEMRRRIETHRRERDSSFLTIEEPIRIAKALLDLPKEIEVSVIDCLTVWLGNLMHRFGEEVGDHAEIISFQRAIRKPRHDLIIVTNEVGMGIVPPNAAARQFRDLAGRLNRQVADMAGRVILMVCGMPITVKEQPRGSS; this is translated from the coding sequence ATGGGCAAAATAGTGCTGATCACGGGTGGAGCGAGGAGCGGGAAGAGCGACTACGCGCTCGAACTGGCCGACGCCTACAAAATGAAAGCCTTCATCGCGACCGCCGAACCGGTGGACGAGGAGATGCGCCGGCGCATCGAAACTCATCGACGGGAGCGTGACTCATCTTTTCTCACGATCGAGGAACCCATCCGGATTGCGAAGGCGCTGCTCGACCTCCCGAAAGAGATCGAAGTGAGCGTCATCGACTGCCTCACCGTCTGGCTCGGAAACCTCATGCACAGATTCGGAGAAGAAGTCGGCGATCATGCTGAGATCATTTCGTTTCAGAGGGCGATTCGGAAGCCACGCCACGACCTCATCATCGTCACCAACGAAGTGGGCATGGGCATCGTGCCCCCAAACGCCGCCGCGAGACAATTTCGGGACCTTGCGGGAAGACTGAACCGGCAGGTGGCGGACATGGCCGGTCGGGTCATTCTGATGGTTTGCGGCATGCCGATTACCGTGAAGGAGCAACCTCGTGGATCGTCTTAG